The following proteins are co-located in the Enoplosus armatus isolate fEnoArm2 chromosome 10, fEnoArm2.hap1, whole genome shotgun sequence genome:
- the trmt112 gene encoding multifunctional methyltransferase subunit TRM112-like protein isoform X1, giving the protein MKLLTHNMLTSHVKGVTKGYPLLIKATEVKMNEVEFNPQFVSRMIPKLEWSALVQAAEELGHRQDLPGELLPEYEKNEEFLKKVHRVLLEVEVIEGCLQCPESGREFPISRGIPNMLLSEDEV; this is encoded by the exons ATGAAGCTGCTCACACACAACATGTTGACGTCTCACGTGAAGGGCGTCACTAAAGGATACCCGCTGCTCATCAAG gcAACTGAAGTGAAGATGAATGAGGTGGAGTTCAACCCTCAGTTTGTCAGCAGGATGATCCCCAAACTGGAGTGGAGCGCTCTGGTCCAGGCTGCAGAGGAG TTGGGTCATCGGCAAGACCTGCCGGGTGAGCTGCTGCCAGAATATGAGAAAAACGAAGAGTTCCTGAAGAAAGTGCACAGAGTGCTGTTAGAG gtggaGGTGATAGAGGGCTGCCTGCAGTGCCCCGAATCAGGACGAGAGTTTCCGATCTCCAGAGGAATCCCCAACATGCTGCTGAGCGAAGACGAGGTGTAG
- the trmt112 gene encoding multifunctional methyltransferase subunit TRM112-like protein isoform X3 codes for MKLLTHNMLTSHVKGVTKGYPLLIKATEVKMNEVEFNPQFVSRMIPKLEWSALVQAAEEVSQALLPEYEKNEEFLKKVHRVLLEVEVIEGCLQCPESGREFPISRGIPNMLLSEDEV; via the exons ATGAAGCTGCTCACACACAACATGTTGACGTCTCACGTGAAGGGCGTCACTAAAGGATACCCGCTGCTCATCAAG gcAACTGAAGTGAAGATGAATGAGGTGGAGTTCAACCCTCAGTTTGTCAGCAGGATGATCCCCAAACTGGAGTGGAGCGCTCTGGTCCAGGCTGCAGAGGAGGTGAGTCAGGCT CTGCTGCCAGAATATGAGAAAAACGAAGAGTTCCTGAAGAAAGTGCACAGAGTGCTGTTAGAG gtggaGGTGATAGAGGGCTGCCTGCAGTGCCCCGAATCAGGACGAGAGTTTCCGATCTCCAGAGGAATCCCCAACATGCTGCTGAGCGAAGACGAGGTGTAG
- the trmt112 gene encoding multifunctional methyltransferase subunit TRM112-like protein isoform X2, translating into MKLLTHNMLTSHVKGVTKGYPLLIKATEVKMNEVEFNPQFVSRMIPKLEWSALVQAAEEVNLPGELLPEYEKNEEFLKKVHRVLLEVEVIEGCLQCPESGREFPISRGIPNMLLSEDEV; encoded by the exons ATGAAGCTGCTCACACACAACATGTTGACGTCTCACGTGAAGGGCGTCACTAAAGGATACCCGCTGCTCATCAAG gcAACTGAAGTGAAGATGAATGAGGTGGAGTTCAACCCTCAGTTTGTCAGCAGGATGATCCCCAAACTGGAGTGGAGCGCTCTGGTCCAGGCTGCAGAGGAGGTGA ACCTGCCGGGTGAGCTGCTGCCAGAATATGAGAAAAACGAAGAGTTCCTGAAGAAAGTGCACAGAGTGCTGTTAGAG gtggaGGTGATAGAGGGCTGCCTGCAGTGCCCCGAATCAGGACGAGAGTTTCCGATCTCCAGAGGAATCCCCAACATGCTGCTGAGCGAAGACGAGGTGTAG